aaaaaaaaaaatctttccactatttagtttttgattttgatgactCCTTTCTCTTCTAGTCTCTGGCTTTGATTTTATAAACTGTTTCAAGTATCCTGTATTGGGGAGGGGGGGCCAGGGTGAGAgatcttttctctctcccaagccCCTCAGCTCCCTTCCAgatcccacccccagccccactgttTGCCAAACACTAAATCTGCCTAAACCCACCCTCtggccctcccaccctcccacccccaaccctggctGGGAATGTGGCCCCTGCCCCCGAAACttctgggctggggagagggaggaggggaggaaagttTTCCCCtgatttttcataataattttttcccagagtttggggttttttagcCTTGTCCTCGTTTTTGGGGCATTTAGGGGGCTGGCTCCAGGGTTGCCATGACTCAACCACCGTGTTTTTTGTACGGAATTGATGGTTGATTCTTTGTTCTCTTGAAATAAATCGAGGAAAATGACGCCTCTCTTTCGCTactccttgccctctctctctggcGTTTGTGGGGTCCCACCTGagcccctctctctgcttccacttTATCCCGTTGACCACCCACAGGCGGCTGAGGCCTGGGAGgagcagaaagaggagaaacGGGGTTTCCCAAGACTCTGACTGTGCCCCGACTCCTCACAGTCCCGCTGGGGAAGATGCTTTGGAGAAAAAAGTCTCGAAGATTCTCCCTATCCCTGACTGTTCTCCCGAATCTCAGGGTGACAGAGGACCTGAGGTCACCAGCAGGTCGCCAGCAGGCAGCCCCCATCCCACTCTTGTCTGGCATTTCGTCGAGCCATTctgttttcttgaaaaaaaaaaaaaaaaaaaaggaattggtTGAGTCTTTACAAACCAGAGTCTCACATTAAAATCTGAATTTCTGGAttctcttggggaaaaaaaaaatctctccgcCTGACAATGCCAGGTCCTCGTTTCTGCGTGGCAGCAGAGCTGAATGGACGGCTGCGAGCTTTGCCCCACAGTCCCCAGGACTGGGCCCAGGGGTCATTACCATTTATTATCGGGCTGGCACGTccttgtctgtttttgtttgtggAGTTAAAAGGAAAGAAGGTATTTGCCTCGTGTCCTTCCATACCTGGCCGGTTTACTTCCCTGCCATTATCTGCCTGGCACTTAGAAGCTTGGGGAGTTTTGTCCTTGGAATTCGTCAGACTCCCTAGGTGTCCTCTGAGACCTTCCTTAACCGCCCCCAGGTCTCCAGCAGGATGGTTCTGGAAGCTTCGGGAGGCAGGTAGCTGCTGTTTCCCGAGCAGCCCGTTTGTTCCTGCCATGCATGTTCCGTGCAGGGGCCCACTGGACGCTCAGCACCCCTCGGGGGTCCCTCTGCGGAGGAGGAAGTCGAGGCTCAGAGGGCTGGTGGCAGAGGCGGGTTTGTGCCCAGGCTTCCCGGCGCTGGAGCCTCTGTTTTAAAAGACACCGCTGTGGGGTTTTTcaactatgtttttctttctcttaagccAAGGGACCTTCTGTTTAGAGGAATGTTGCCCAGGGGCCTCGTATGGAAAATGCAGGAACAGGCTGCTAGCGTGGATTTGGGGCTGCGAGGCGGCTCTCCATGAATTCAGCCTGAATCATCACTGCCAATTGGGCCCAAGCCTCTGGCTTTCCGGCTGGGGCCCAGAGAAGCTAAGTGGTACGTCCCAGTTTCCTGGGCTCGCTCGCGGCAGTGCCACAAGCGCGCCAGTCCTCCCgtgtcctgcctctctctccccgaTGCCCACAGGGACCGCGTCCTGTTTGTTCTGTAGCCCGGAACTGAGCTCGGGGCCTGCCCCGCGGGGAACCTCGCAGAGGGACTCCCCACAACTCCCCACAACGCGGTCCCTCCGTCCAGtctgtaaatgaatgaatgctccGCAGGCCGCCATGAGCTCCGCGCTGGTGCATGTGGTTTGGCTGGcataacattaaaagaaaaattcacatgaAGGGATGTCCGAATGTTCTAGAAAAACAGAAGGTTCTAGAGGGGGACTGCCCAGCATGGTGGCGATCAGCTACAGGGGACCATCAGCACTTGAAATGTGGAGAGTCCAAACTGAGATGTAAAATAGGCGAATGATTTCGAGAACTTGGTGTAAGAGAATGTAAGATATCTAAGAAATTTTTATACTGATGACATGTTGATCATATTTTGGAtatactgggttaaataaaatatatgaagattTCACTTGTTTTGCTCTCCTTTTCTTACGGCGGCTACTGGACTATTTAAAATCCCACGCCCAGAAGCTCACATTCTGTTCCACGGGGCAGCGCTTCTCTGGGCACCCTGCACCCcggtgctgggtggggggtgctgagtgTGGGCTGCCCCTTGGACAGGGCCCCTGCCTCCGCTCTGCACTTAATGGATGCTCTGCCCCCTGGGGTTGCGTGCTTGGCCCTACAGACAGGAGCCCCCTGTGGCCTGTGCGTGAGTCGTTGATGAGCTTTGGGGGTTCCAGAATAAAACCCCTTCCTCCAGCGCCTCCCTGACCTCAGCCACTGCATCACCATCACCTGTGCCTTTCATGGCTCGTCACAGCCTGGCTTTGAGTTGGTCCCTTGTCAGTGGGGTGAGCGAGGGAGCTTGGGCTCTGGTGTGAGCAACAGAGCCGGTCCCTGTGTTGGCCTTGATGCTTAGCGCTTTTTCTGTGGGTGAAAGCGTTCTCTCTGAACTTGAACCTCCTCAGCAGCGCAGCACGCTGCCTGGTGCCTCCCTGCCACGGCTAATGCGAGGAGCAAAGGGCTCGGTGTGTGGCGGGCCCAAAAGACATGGCTCCTTCCTGTCACCACCTCTAGCCTGCCACTATCACGGTGGTGGGCCCAGGCAGTGTGGGCCCACTACAAAGACCCCTGAGGCGACCTTGTtggccttctccccaccccagccactccaGGAACCAGAAAGGGACAGACGTGAGAAGGACAGAAGGCTGTTTTCAGAAACCCTTCTGGAAGGAGGATGAGCTCTTTACTGAGGTGGATGCGGAGGGCTAGTTGTCAGGCATCATAGCGAGGCGGGGGGCCTTCGGAGTGGCCAGATAGGGGGACAGGGCGGAGTTGGCGTAACTCATGCTGCTGGGGCCAGTAGTGGGCGTGTTGatggggctggaggcagagggcgGGGAGAGGGTGGTCAGCACGAGGCCACCCTCGTCCAGGGAGCGCTTGTAGGGGACCGGAGCATCGTTGCGGAGGTCCTGGAGGGCCAGGTAGGCCTGGAATATCTGTGGGCAGAGCAGCGTGCGCTGGAGGCGGCTGGGGCTGGGCGGGAGAGGAGAGGGCCGGGGTCTAGGGCccggcctgggggcgggggaggcgcaGGGTACGCTATGCCCGCTGCTCGCTTACTCATTGGTCAAGGGCACCCAGCATGATGCCTAACGCTGGTCTGCATCTGCTCGGAGGAAGGGGTGCCTTCTTTCCCATTTGCCAGGGAGTCAGGGAAGGGGCTGGCGGAGGCCCAGGGGAGCTCTGTGATGGGGCAGATGTAACCTCCTCCCCGCCCCACGCCTGCCCTGCACAGGGTGCCCGGGGAGAGGCCCCTCCTCACCCAGATGAGGATGGAGAAGAAGGCGAAGGTGATGGCAGCCTTGGCGCTGCTGCTCCCCAGGAGGAACTGTTGGGGTGGCGAGTGCTGCCACTGGTTGGCCAGGAAGCAGAACCCCAGGAACCAGATGCCTACCCAGATGACTGGGGACgcaggagagaagaaaggtggGATGGGGGTTGGGAGAGCTGGCTCAGGAAGGGCTGCCAGGCTGGAAAGGGCCGGACTGGGTCTCCCTGAGCAGACGtggcctctccctcccagccctccgTGAGACGCGCCGCTGGAGCGCAGCTGTGCTGCCCACTGCAGCCACACGTGGCTGTTCATGTttcaatcaattaaaaagaaaaatgcagccTCACATGTGGCCAGTGGTGCCCGTTTTGGGAAGCACAGGCACCGAACATTCCCACCCTCACAGAAAGTTCTGTGGAGAGCGATGGAATCAATGCCCACCGAGGGTCTCGCAGCCCTCAGATGCTGGGAATGGCCCTGTGTGGAGAAGGAGGATGagaaggaggggcaggcaggagggaggctTCTAGAATTGGCCTGGGGATCAGAAGACGTGATCCTGACACTGAATCTAAAGGGTGGAGTAGTAACTCCCTGGGCAGGAAATTGCAGGTGCTGATGAGCTCtgagaagagagggacagagctTTGGGTCCCCCATGGCCAGCTGGACAGCGAAGGAGGGTGTCCTGGGGGCCCCCAGGAGCCAGGGAGGGCTGGGAGCAAGAACAGGGAAGCTGTGGGCGGTGGCACGGGGGTCTCACCAGCCAGGATGAAGTCCAGGAGCTGGAAGGCCGTCTTGAAGCGGGTGCTGGCGATGCGGTTCTCGTGGGCGTCCAGGGCCAGGAAGGCCAGGCAGCTGAGCAAGGCCAGGAGGCCGGCGCCCACGGCGAAGCTGCACGCCACGTGGTTGCTATTGAGGACGCACTGGAGCTGCGAGGAGTCCGTCTTGTTCTGGTAGCCGTCGGTCAGCAGGGAGGAGAAGACGATGAGGGAGAAGACCTGTGGATGGGGAGCAGGTTCCAGGGCCCTGGATGGAGCTCAGCATCTCCCCAAACTCCCTGGTCCCCGCTAGGTTCCCCGTCTGTGGGCTGGACCCTGCTGTCCACCCACTGGGAAGTTctggccccttcctccctgtcacGTCCTCAGAGCCTCCAAGCCCTGTCCCTCCTGTTGCCCCTCACCCATTTTCTCCATCCCAGCTcaggcctcctcccctccccctgggcccTCACCCGGGCCCCAcctgggcctccctgcctccattctcagcctctcccctcctGGCCCCAGAGGGGCCTTTCCACACCTGCTCACAGCCCCCCATGGCTCCCTAGTGCCCCCAGGACAgagccccagcccctcagcctgGCCTGTGAGGCCATGCCTCTGTGCTCTCCCCACTCACCCGTGTCACCCACACAGCCCTTCTGCCACCCCAAGCTGGTAGCTGCCACTGAACCCAGGCACCAACATCAGATGCTTAGTGGAGTGCCCGGGACACAGGACGAGCTCAGGGAGTGTTTGCCCACACGAAGgttctcttcctgctgcctgccACTTCCTCTTCCCGCCCAGCTTCACTAATCACTATTcactttttgaaataaatttgtgaaccctggctggtgtgggtcagtggattgagcactggcctgtgaaccaaagggctgacagttcgattcccagtccgggcacatgcctgggttgcaggccaggctcccagttaCGGGGCACataaggggcaaccacacattgatgtttctctccctctctttctccctcccttcccttctctctaaaaataaataaataaaatcttcatcaTTTGTTacttagttaattaattaatt
The sequence above is drawn from the Desmodus rotundus isolate HL8 chromosome 12, HLdesRot8A.1, whole genome shotgun sequence genome and encodes:
- the SYNGR4 gene encoding synaptogyrin-4, with the protein product MHIPESLQDLADSEAVRFLKRPKTVGRIFAGVFSLIVFSSLLTDGYQNKTDSSQLQCVLNSNHVACSFAVGAGLLALLSCLAFLALDAHENRIASTRFKTAFQLLDFILAVIWVGIWFLGFCFLANQWQHSPPQQFLLGSSSAKAAITFAFFSILIWIFQAYLALQDLRNDAPVPYKRSLDEGGLVLTTLSPPSASSPINTPTTGPSSMSYANSALSPYLATPKAPRLAMMPDN